The Phragmites australis chromosome 15, lpPhrAust1.1, whole genome shotgun sequence genome window below encodes:
- the LOC133893114 gene encoding uncharacterized protein LOC133893114, protein MDRRPPLAVSPRRLRPRPHRVPRPPLVPSSSVKTPPGSIKKAATPMRASICVIPSPIRLEPSPMRASISALPSPIRPEPSLMRASICALQPPQRLEPNPTRAKLDFPASAAQSPPARAAGKENLPAGVVDHDEAVALDLAALARAATPVPGPLFVRGRLYDLYSARRNERLKRKHGFPYAGEWEASAEAMAEDPCVAVELSKRRVAKKAATTGAESVRRSMAGRTNGLGTRSSLRSSKEMKKASGTVSVVAVKERRVNSRSSVRRI, encoded by the exons ATGgaccgccggccgccgctcgccgtctccccgcgccgcctccgcccaCGCCCGCACCGCGTCCCCCGGCCGCCCCTCGTACCATCCTCCTCCGTGAAGACACCGCCAG GATCGATCAAGAAGGCGGCGACCCCGATGCGCGCATCCATCTGCGTCATCCCGTCGCCGATCCGCCTCGAGCCGAGCCCGATGCGCGCGTCCATCTCGGCTCTCCCGTCGCCGATCCGCCCCGAGCCGAGCCTGATGCGCGCGTCCATCTGCGCCCTCCAGCCGCCGCAGCGCTTGGAGCCGAACCCGACGCGCGCGAAGCTGGACTTCCCTGCCTCCGCGGCGCAGTCGCCCCCCGCAAGGGCGGCCGGGAAGGAGAACCTCCCCGCCGGCGTCGTCGACCACGACGAGGCGGTGGCGCTCGACCTTGCCGCGTTGGCCAGGGCGGCCACGCCGGTTCCCGGCCCGCTCTTCGTGCGGGGCAGGCTCTACGACCTCTACTCGGCGCGGCGCAACGAGCGACTCAAGCGCAAGCACGGCTTCCCCTACGCTGGCGAGTGGGAGGCGTCCGCGGAGGCGATGGCCGAGGACCCCTGCGTCGCCGTGGAGCTGTCCAAGCGCCGAGTCGCCAAGAAGGCCGCCACCACCGGCGCCGAGTCCGTGAGGAGGTCCATGGCTGGCCGGACCAATGGCCTTGGGACGAGGTCCTCCCTGAGGAGCAGCAAGGAGATGAAGAAGGCCTCCGGCACCGTATCGGTGGTGGCCGTGAAGGAGAGGAGGGTCAACTCCAGGTCGTCGGTTCGCAGGATCTGA
- the LOC133893260 gene encoding uncharacterized protein At4g14100-like: MAPTRWPPLLPILLLLACAVAATATTTSTSGPPPISPAPWPERFHAVLFTNLTNYSMASTGPPLRITDLYYDWPRRRNLNLVRHQLSADPLYDVEWGNGTTFYFDSSTCRVERFPVGVLPPWWLSGGGAEYMGRESTGGIDCHVWGKAGFIVYYEEASTGRPVRWNFIDVTGIQQFVMSYEPGVALEGSQWQAPAHCFPDDDEQGEGNDDFASSSEEEVGDGLEAARLLRKFAGVALS; encoded by the exons ATGGCGCCCACCCGATGGCCCCCGCTCCTGcccatcctcctcctgctcgcCTGTGCCGTAGCCGCGACGGCGACAACGACGAGCACGTCCGGCCCACCCCCAATCTCCCCAGCGCCGTGGCCGGAGCGGTTCCACGCGGTGCTGTTCACGAACCTCACCAACTACTCCATGGCGTCGACGGGCCCGCCGCTCCGGATTACCGACCTCTACTACGACTGGCCGCGCCGGCGCAACCTGAACCTGGTCCGCCACCAGCTCTCCGCCGACCCGCTCTACGACGTGGAGTGGGGCAACGGCACCACCTTCTACTTCGACTCCTCCACGTGCCGCGTGGAGCGGTTCCCCGTCGGCGTGCTGCCGCCCTGGTggctctccggcggcggcgccgagtACATGGGCCGCGAGAGCACGGGCGGGATCGACTGCCACGTGTGGGGCAAGGCGGGCTTCATCGTCTACTACGAGGAGGCCAGCACGGGGCGGCCCGTGCGCTGGAACTTCATCGACG TGACAGGGATCCAGCAGTTCGTGATGAGCTACGAGCCCGGCGTGGCGCTGGAGGGCTCGCAGTGGCAGGCGCCCGCGCACTGCTTCCCGGACGATGATGAACAAGGAGAGGGCAATGATGATTTCGCAAGTAGCAGTGAGGAGGAGGTTGGGGATGGGCTTGAGGCGGCCAGGCTACTCAGGAAGTTTGCAGGAGTTGCACTGTCTTGA